From a single Chthoniobacterales bacterium genomic region:
- a CDS encoding thioredoxin family protein — MMKRSLSLLAALAIFTVTGAVQAAEGASWSTDYQAALKEAKAANKPILADFTGSDWCTWCIRLGEDTFSKSEFAAFAKDNLVLLEVDFPQGKAQAASVKKQNEELAAKFGVEGFPTLVLIDGRGKEIARHVGYLPGGPEAMIDWIKKSVPKS; from the coding sequence ATGATGAAACGCTCACTCTCCCTCCTCGCCGCTCTCGCCATTTTCACCGTCACGGGAGCCGTTCAGGCAGCCGAAGGAGCGAGTTGGTCGACCGACTACCAAGCGGCCCTGAAAGAGGCCAAGGCCGCGAACAAGCCCATTCTTGCGGATTTCACGGGCTCGGACTGGTGCACATGGTGCATCCGCCTGGGAGAAGACACTTTTTCCAAGTCGGAATTCGCCGCATTTGCGAAGGATAACCTCGTTTTGCTCGAAGTGGATTTTCCGCAGGGGAAGGCCCAGGCGGCCTCGGTGAAAAAGCAGAATGAGGAACTCGCTGCAAAATTTGGCGTCGAGGGATTTCCTACGTTGGTCCTGATCGATGGGCGCGGCAAAGAGATCGCCCGCCATGTCGGTTATCTTCCGGGTGGCCCGGAGGCGATGATCGACTGGATCAAGAAGTCCGTCCCGAAATCCTGA
- the tsaD gene encoding tRNA (adenosine(37)-N6)-threonylcarbamoyltransferase complex transferase subunit TsaD → MALILAIETSCDETAAAVLRGRDELLASEVWSQASLHAQYGGVVPEVASRNHLAALPEIVRGALDRAGVGIEEIDAFAATSGPGLPTALLVGMAHAKALAIGRNRPFLAINHVEGHLFSPFFGEEEVPPHLGLVVSGGHTLLVDVAGFGDCRVLGTTLDDAAGEAFDKVAKLLGLGYPGGVEIERLARDGDATRYDLPRGMLHSGDFRFSFSGLKTAVRYLLDRESVSLPDVCASFQSAVLDVLVEKTVTAALESGRKVVALSGGVSSNRRLQEMMQTRADQVGLTVQLAPRELRTDNAAMIAYVAALRFARTEAVSQLNADVSPAIDLATFGRMAA, encoded by the coding sequence ATGGCTTTGATTCTTGCGATCGAAACGTCGTGCGACGAGACGGCGGCCGCCGTGTTGCGGGGCAGGGATGAGCTCCTCGCGAGCGAGGTGTGGTCGCAGGCCTCGCTGCACGCGCAATATGGCGGAGTCGTGCCCGAGGTGGCCTCGCGCAATCATCTCGCCGCGTTGCCGGAAATTGTGCGTGGGGCGCTCGACCGGGCGGGCGTTGGTATCGAGGAGATCGACGCGTTTGCGGCGACGTCCGGACCCGGATTGCCCACGGCGCTTCTCGTGGGAATGGCGCACGCGAAAGCGCTGGCGATCGGTCGGAATCGGCCGTTTCTGGCGATCAATCACGTCGAGGGCCATTTGTTCTCGCCATTCTTTGGTGAGGAGGAAGTGCCGCCCCATCTCGGGCTGGTCGTGAGCGGGGGGCATACTCTTCTGGTCGATGTGGCGGGATTCGGCGATTGCCGAGTGCTGGGCACGACGCTCGACGACGCGGCCGGCGAGGCTTTCGACAAGGTCGCGAAATTGCTCGGACTTGGATATCCGGGCGGGGTGGAAATCGAGCGACTTGCGCGCGATGGAGACGCGACCCGCTACGATCTTCCCCGGGGCATGCTGCATTCCGGAGACTTTCGATTCAGTTTCAGCGGCCTGAAAACGGCGGTGCGGTATCTCCTCGACCGCGAGTCGGTTTCGCTACCCGATGTGTGCGCGTCCTTCCAATCGGCGGTGCTCGACGTGCTGGTCGAAAAAACCGTGACGGCGGCGCTCGAAAGCGGGCGCAAGGTGGTCGCGTTGAGTGGCGGGGTAAGTTCCAATCGACGCCTTCAGGAAATGATGCAGACTCGGGCCGATCAGGTGGGATTGACCGTGCAGCTGGCGCCACGCGAGTTGCGCACGGACAACGCGGCAATGATCGCGTATGTGGCCGCGCTGCGGTTCGCCCGGACGGAAGCGGTGAGTCAGCTCAACGCCGATGTGTCGCCGGCAATCGACCTGGCAACCTTTGGCCGTATGGCCGCCTGA
- a CDS encoding S41 family peptidase translates to MKQAFVAILCGLVVGWGPGILHAQDDSAEQPLGADPKSGEDSPYENMHVLARAMQLIRQDYVNDKKISFRELTYSALRGMLSELDPHSAFMDPRDFKGMQEDTKSEFGGLGVTVTTKDGLLTLIGVAEGTPGFEAGLQPGDQIRKINGTATDRMSMSDAVDMLRGEAGEKVTLTISRPVTNELKEFTIARAVIKVPSVVDAMILPSTSGSARKIGYLRLTQFNEPTAAELDAALGKLEKQGMEALVLDLRFNPGGLLGSAVDVCSEFLPPNTKVVSTEGRSPAREYTTREVKGGPRKYPLAILINGSSASGSEIVAGALKDLRRAILVGETTFGKGSVQSVVSLPDGSAMRFTTAKYFTPSRRPIHEHGVTPDIRCALTLEEEAQLYQSRRRKDMPGVAQDKNRVQDPQLDRAVDALTGVLLYTGRATGSPNKG, encoded by the coding sequence ATGAAGCAGGCATTTGTCGCGATTCTGTGCGGACTGGTCGTCGGTTGGGGACCGGGAATTTTGCACGCGCAGGACGATTCCGCGGAGCAGCCGCTGGGGGCGGACCCGAAGAGCGGCGAGGATTCTCCCTACGAAAACATGCACGTGCTCGCGCGGGCGATGCAGCTGATCCGGCAGGATTACGTGAACGACAAGAAGATCTCGTTTCGCGAGCTCACCTACAGCGCGCTGCGGGGAATGTTGTCGGAGCTCGATCCGCACAGCGCCTTCATGGATCCCCGGGACTTCAAGGGGATGCAGGAGGATACGAAGAGCGAGTTTGGCGGACTTGGTGTAACCGTGACGACGAAGGATGGCCTGCTGACGCTCATCGGCGTCGCCGAGGGCACGCCGGGCTTCGAAGCGGGGTTGCAGCCCGGCGACCAGATTCGAAAGATCAACGGCACGGCGACCGACCGCATGTCGATGTCGGACGCGGTGGACATGCTGCGCGGCGAGGCGGGCGAAAAAGTGACGCTGACGATTTCGAGGCCCGTGACGAATGAGCTGAAGGAATTCACGATCGCTCGCGCGGTGATCAAGGTGCCGAGCGTCGTCGATGCGATGATCCTGCCGTCGACCAGCGGCAGCGCGCGCAAGATTGGCTACCTGCGGCTGACGCAGTTCAACGAGCCGACCGCAGCGGAACTCGACGCCGCTCTCGGGAAGCTCGAAAAGCAGGGCATGGAGGCGCTGGTGCTGGATCTGCGGTTCAATCCCGGCGGGCTGCTCGGCAGCGCGGTGGATGTATGCTCGGAATTTTTGCCGCCGAATACGAAGGTCGTCTCGACCGAGGGGCGCTCGCCGGCGCGCGAATACACAACGCGCGAGGTGAAGGGCGGCCCGCGGAAATACCCGCTCGCGATCCTCATCAATGGCTCCAGTGCGAGTGGCTCGGAAATCGTGGCGGGAGCCCTCAAGGACCTGCGCCGCGCCATTCTCGTCGGGGAAACGACGTTTGGCAAAGGCTCGGTGCAGAGCGTGGTGTCGTTGCCGGATGGCTCGGCGATGCGATTCACGACGGCGAAGTATTTCACGCCGAGCCGACGGCCGATTCACGAGCATGGCGTGACGCCCGACATTCGGTGCGCGCTGACGCTCGAGGAAGAGGCGCAGCTTTACCAAAGCCGCCGCCGCAAGGACATGCCCGGGGTGGCGCAGGACAAGAACCGCGTGCAGGATCCGCAGCTGGATCGCGCGGTCGACGCGCTGACGGGCGTGCTGCTCTACACGGGCCGCGCCACGGGCTCTCCGAACAAGGGCTGA
- a CDS encoding biotin--[acetyl-CoA-carboxylase] ligase, translating into MPEDFALLDRDRIAPAGGFWRASVFRETESTNDLVLRAAEGGEAEGLAVFAETQTRGRGQFGRRWDSRPGLGLWFSLLLRPRWPVANLAQMTPLIAVATVRALAAHTGLEIRLKAPNDVFCAGRKLAGILSEARTGREVFVGVGIGINVNHAAGDFPLELQTSATSLAIEGGRTWDRDLVAAAVLAEIASVYDPAKEPDAGILDTYAALSRPAVCASFRP; encoded by the coding sequence ATGCCTGAGGATTTTGCGCTGCTGGATCGCGACCGGATCGCGCCTGCGGGAGGCTTCTGGCGGGCGTCGGTGTTTCGCGAAACGGAGTCGACGAACGACCTCGTGCTGCGCGCCGCGGAGGGCGGCGAAGCCGAGGGACTGGCGGTCTTTGCCGAGACGCAGACGCGCGGGCGGGGGCAGTTCGGTCGGCGATGGGATTCGCGGCCCGGCCTCGGGCTTTGGTTTTCGCTGTTGTTGCGGCCGCGCTGGCCGGTCGCGAATCTCGCGCAAATGACTCCGTTGATCGCGGTGGCAACGGTGCGCGCGCTCGCGGCGCACACGGGGCTCGAAATTCGGCTCAAGGCGCCGAACGACGTGTTCTGCGCGGGGCGAAAGCTGGCGGGAATCCTGAGCGAGGCGCGCACGGGGCGGGAGGTGTTCGTCGGGGTGGGGATCGGGATCAACGTGAACCACGCGGCCGGCGATTTTCCGCTGGAATTGCAAACCAGTGCGACTTCGCTGGCGATCGAGGGCGGGAGGACATGGGATCGTGATCTCGTGGCTGCGGCGGTGCTGGCGGAAATTGCTTCCGTCTACGATCCCGCGAAGGAGCCCGACGCCGGGATTCTCGATACCTACGCGGCGCTTTCGCGGCCGGCGGTTTGTGCTAGTTTCCGGCCATGA
- the nadC gene encoding carboxylating nicotinate-nucleotide diphosphorylase, with translation MSDLIDLALSEDIGPGDVTVRHFTDSARRGRARIIARQAGVLAGIEVAGEVFRRVDPALLVEAVLADGAALAPGSEVLRVEGSLGSILTGERTALNFLQRLSGVATQTRRYANAIAGTNCRLLDTRKTTPGFRLLEKDAVRAGGGTNHRAGLYDMVMVKDNHLAGGLNAPALAAGIAAAKAAGLRVEVEADTLEQVREFFRTPGIDVVLLDNMPPAMMREAVALRPTGVQLEASGGITLENIRAAAETGVDFVSIGALTHSAPALDLSLELLADA, from the coding sequence ATGAGCGATCTTATCGATCTCGCATTGAGCGAGGACATCGGACCGGGCGACGTCACGGTGCGGCATTTTACGGATTCCGCCCGACGCGGTCGCGCCCGGATCATTGCCAGGCAGGCTGGCGTGCTTGCTGGTATCGAGGTTGCCGGCGAGGTCTTCCGACGCGTCGATCCCGCCCTCTTGGTGGAGGCCGTGCTTGCGGACGGCGCCGCGCTTGCGCCGGGCTCCGAAGTGTTGCGAGTGGAAGGCTCGCTGGGGTCCATCCTTACCGGCGAGCGCACGGCATTGAATTTTTTACAACGGCTTTCGGGCGTTGCGACGCAGACGCGGCGGTATGCGAACGCCATTGCGGGCACGAATTGTCGGCTGCTCGATACGCGCAAGACGACGCCGGGCTTCCGCCTGCTCGAGAAGGATGCCGTGCGAGCGGGCGGGGGAACGAATCACCGCGCGGGGCTCTACGACATGGTGATGGTGAAGGACAATCACCTCGCCGGCGGTCTCAATGCGCCGGCGCTCGCGGCGGGAATCGCGGCGGCGAAGGCGGCCGGCCTGCGCGTCGAAGTCGAGGCCGATACGCTGGAGCAGGTGCGCGAATTTTTCAGAACGCCGGGAATCGATGTCGTGCTGCTCGACAACATGCCGCCCGCGATGATGCGGGAAGCCGTGGCCCTGCGGCCGACCGGGGTGCAGCTCGAGGCGAGCGGCGGCATCACCTTGGAAAATATTCGCGCGGCGGCGGAAACCGGCGTGGATTTCGTATCCATCGGCGCGCTGACTCACTCGGCGCCGGCGCTCGATCTGTCGCTCGAGTTGCTTGCTGATGCCTGA
- a CDS encoding ribonuclease D — protein sequence MITDAAGLEELLDRITDLSVIAFDTEADSLHCYFEKLCLIQISTPTEHALVDPLANVPMQPLLDAVSDKRVVFHGADYDLRMLRRVGTFEPREIFDTMIASRLCGVDQLGLGALVEKHFGVQLSKSSQKANWARRPLPPEMIDYAINDTRYLLELAERIEAELHRLGRWAWFTESRDRMVAASREVRERDEENAWRISGSARLSPRAQSVLRVLWFWRDAESRAWDRPPFHVIGNEDLLRVADCASSGRPFSTPRMANRRRRSFEVALALALQVPEAEWPKLERKRGKRRTNEQLKRFDELKAVRDRIAADLQIDPAILASRGALEATSIDPASPALMRWQRELLGLEVPAPMA from the coding sequence TTGATTACCGACGCCGCCGGCCTCGAGGAACTTCTCGACCGCATTACCGATCTGTCCGTCATTGCCTTCGATACGGAGGCGGACAGCCTGCACTGCTATTTCGAGAAGCTTTGCCTCATTCAGATCAGCACGCCGACCGAGCATGCGCTCGTGGATCCGCTCGCCAATGTGCCGATGCAGCCTTTGCTCGACGCGGTGTCCGACAAGCGAGTGGTCTTCCACGGTGCGGACTACGACCTGCGGATGCTGCGCCGCGTGGGAACGTTCGAGCCTCGCGAGATTTTCGATACGATGATCGCGTCGCGGCTGTGCGGGGTGGATCAGCTTGGCCTTGGCGCTCTCGTCGAAAAGCACTTTGGCGTGCAGCTTTCGAAATCGTCACAGAAGGCGAACTGGGCGCGCCGGCCGCTCCCGCCGGAGATGATCGACTACGCGATCAACGACACGCGGTATCTGCTCGAACTCGCCGAGCGCATCGAGGCGGAACTGCATCGTCTGGGGCGCTGGGCGTGGTTCACCGAATCGCGCGATCGGATGGTCGCCGCCTCGCGCGAGGTGCGAGAACGCGACGAGGAAAATGCGTGGCGCATTTCCGGCTCGGCGCGGTTGAGCCCGCGGGCGCAGTCGGTGCTCCGCGTGCTGTGGTTCTGGCGCGACGCGGAATCGCGCGCGTGGGACCGGCCGCCGTTTCACGTGATTGGCAACGAAGATCTGCTGCGGGTGGCGGATTGCGCGAGCTCCGGCCGGCCGTTTTCCACGCCGCGCATGGCGAATCGGCGGCGGCGCAGCTTCGAGGTTGCGCTCGCTCTGGCGCTGCAGGTGCCGGAGGCGGAGTGGCCGAAGCTGGAGCGCAAGCGCGGCAAGCGGCGCACGAACGAGCAGTTGAAGCGCTTCGATGAACTCAAGGCGGTGCGTGATCGCATCGCGGCGGACCTTCAGATCGATCCGGCGATCCTTGCTTCGAGAGGTGCTCTCGAAGCGACCTCGATCGATCCCGCTTCCCCGGCGCTGATGCGCTGGCAGCGAGAGTTGCTCGGGCTGGAAGTCCCGGCGCCGATGGCATGA
- a CDS encoding NADH-quinone oxidoreductase subunit C yields the protein MVVSRLEAEFADAILEKKEFRGEMSLTVKTERAHEISQFCRDVLGFDYFVDLATVDHFESEPRWEVVYELYSMAAGQHLRLKYRLPEGEPEAPTVSDLWPTANWHEREAYDMMGIRFKGHPDLRRILMWEGYPHYPLRKDFPLEGLPSDVPDVAFTDVAPLQGGPFVTAPTDGTTQVREPRARHLPPLPPKDKFVAEP from the coding sequence ATGGTTGTTTCCAGGCTCGAGGCGGAGTTCGCCGACGCGATTCTCGAAAAGAAGGAATTCCGCGGCGAGATGTCGCTGACCGTCAAGACGGAGCGGGCTCACGAGATTTCGCAGTTCTGCCGTGACGTGCTGGGCTTCGATTACTTCGTCGACCTCGCGACGGTCGATCATTTCGAAAGCGAGCCGCGCTGGGAGGTCGTTTACGAACTCTACTCGATGGCCGCCGGCCAGCACCTGCGTCTGAAATACCGTCTGCCCGAGGGAGAACCCGAGGCGCCCACCGTTTCCGATCTCTGGCCGACCGCGAACTGGCATGAGCGCGAGGCCTACGACATGATGGGCATTCGTTTCAAGGGACACCCCGACCTGCGCCGCATCCTGATGTGGGAAGGCTACCCGCACTACCCGCTGCGCAAGGATTTTCCCCTTGAAGGTCTCCCAAGCGATGTGCCGGATGTCGCCTTCACCGATGTCGCGCCGCTGCAGGGCGGTCCTTTCGTCACGGCCCCCACGGATGGCACCACCCAGGTGCGCGAACCCCGAGCCCGCCACCTTCCTCCGTTGCCGCCGAAGGACAAGTTTGTCGCCGAGCCTTGA
- the nuoB gene encoding NADH-quinone oxidoreductase subunit NuoB encodes MSNVTSPLAYDSKVEGNVIFTRLDAAINWMRGNSLWPMPMGLACCAIELMAASSARFDISRFGAEVMRFSPRQSDVMIVAGTVTYKMAYAVKRIWDQMPEPKWCIAMGACASSGGMYRSYAVLQGIDHLLPVDVYISGCPPRPEALLDGLMKLQHKIMGEHAIADQRKKPVEAA; translated from the coding sequence ATGAGCAATGTGACCAGCCCGCTTGCCTACGATTCGAAGGTTGAGGGAAACGTCATTTTCACCCGGCTCGATGCGGCGATCAACTGGATGCGCGGCAACTCTTTGTGGCCCATGCCGATGGGGCTGGCCTGCTGTGCGATCGAGCTGATGGCGGCTTCGTCCGCGCGGTTCGATATTTCCCGGTTTGGCGCCGAAGTGATGCGCTTTTCGCCCCGGCAGTCCGATGTGATGATCGTCGCGGGCACGGTGACCTACAAGATGGCCTACGCGGTGAAACGGATCTGGGATCAGATGCCCGAGCCGAAATGGTGCATCGCGATGGGGGCCTGCGCCTCCAGTGGCGGCATGTATCGCAGTTACGCGGTCTTGCAGGGCATCGACCACCTGTTGCCGGTGGATGTTTATATTTCCGGGTGTCCGCCCCGCCCCGAGGCGTTGCTCGATGGGCTGATGAAGCTGCAGCACAAGATCATGGGCGAGCACGCGATCGCGGATCAGCGCAAGAAACCCGTGGAGGCGGCGTAG
- a CDS encoding LysM peptidoglycan-binding domain-containing protein, translating into MSMPFFRSFSAVAVGALVLGLSACDQFSLPAAKAKVEEQASEAQKAGDYSRAVKLYESLLDGTPASARIHYSLALIYDDKLKDPISALHHFRRYLKMSDDAASKKEVAQFISRIELEMAAGAAESGIMTKREAARLKNENLRLQEQLARVQAELTEARKRPTAKEAGKAPRDAKGFSTVPRTATAEKAVGKETRTYVVQKGDTLASIARRFYKNSQRYKDIADANQNQLNGGVNLKVGQTLIIPQ; encoded by the coding sequence ATGAGCATGCCGTTTTTTCGTTCGTTTTCGGCGGTGGCCGTCGGTGCGCTGGTGCTGGGATTGTCCGCCTGCGATCAGTTTTCCCTCCCGGCTGCGAAGGCCAAGGTCGAAGAGCAGGCGAGTGAAGCCCAGAAGGCCGGCGATTATTCCCGGGCCGTCAAACTCTACGAGTCGCTGCTGGATGGCACTCCGGCTTCGGCCAGGATCCACTACAGCCTTGCCCTGATTTACGACGACAAGCTCAAGGACCCGATCTCGGCGCTGCACCATTTTCGCCGCTATCTGAAGATGTCGGATGACGCCGCGAGCAAAAAGGAGGTCGCGCAGTTCATCAGTCGCATCGAGCTCGAGATGGCCGCGGGCGCAGCGGAGAGTGGCATCATGACCAAGCGCGAGGCGGCGCGGTTGAAGAACGAGAATCTTCGCCTCCAGGAGCAGCTTGCCAGGGTGCAGGCCGAACTGACCGAGGCGCGCAAACGGCCGACCGCCAAGGAAGCAGGGAAGGCTCCTCGGGACGCAAAAGGGTTTTCCACTGTTCCGAGGACAGCGACAGCGGAGAAGGCCGTCGGCAAGGAGACGCGGACCTATGTGGTCCAGAAGGGCGACACGCTCGCGAGCATCGCCCGGCGGTTTTACAAGAATTCGCAGCGTTACAAGGATATTGCGGATGCGAATCAAAATCAGCTGAACGGCGGGGTGAACCTGAAAGTCGGGCAGACTCTCATCATTCCGCAGTGA
- the smpB gene encoding SsrA-binding protein SmpB, giving the protein MSAEICSNRKAFHDFQIENRFEAGLELLGTEVKSIRAGHVNLRGSYARIEKNEAYVFDVDIQPYERASHEQHEPKRKRRLLLHRREIEQLFSESNVSGRTLIPLRLYWKSGRVKVEIGVGKGKVAGDKRADVKKRDESREAARVAANFNRRR; this is encoded by the coding sequence ATGTCCGCGGAAATTTGCTCCAACCGGAAGGCGTTCCACGATTTCCAGATCGAGAACCGCTTCGAAGCCGGGCTGGAGTTGCTCGGCACGGAGGTCAAGTCCATCCGGGCCGGCCACGTCAATTTGCGGGGTTCTTACGCCCGCATCGAGAAGAACGAGGCTTACGTCTTCGACGTGGACATTCAGCCCTACGAACGGGCCAGCCACGAACAGCACGAGCCGAAGCGCAAGCGGCGTTTGTTGCTCCATCGTCGTGAGATCGAGCAGCTTTTCAGCGAGTCCAACGTCAGCGGCCGGACGCTCATTCCACTTCGGCTCTATTGGAAGTCCGGCCGCGTGAAGGTCGAGATCGGGGTGGGGAAGGGCAAGGTCGCCGGCGACAAGCGCGCCGATGTGAAAAAGCGGGACGAATCCCGCGAGGCCGCCCGCGTCGCCGCAAATTTCAACCGCCGCCGGTAA
- the rpoZ gene encoding DNA-directed RNA polymerase subunit omega yields the protein MNYTLLEDANKVIENKQVLINVVSRRVRQLSSGVRPHVEVEPRMTFADVALAEILAGKLTFQDPVELDAI from the coding sequence ATGAATTACACACTCCTTGAGGACGCCAACAAGGTCATTGAGAACAAGCAGGTTCTCATCAATGTCGTCTCGCGCCGTGTGCGCCAGCTCAGCAGCGGAGTTCGTCCCCACGTGGAAGTCGAGCCTCGCATGACCTTCGCCGACGTGGCGCTTGCGGAAATCCTCGCCGGCAAGCTCACGTTTCAGGATCCCGTCGAACTCGACGCGATTTAA
- the tsf gene encoding translation elongation factor Ts — translation MAEITSALVKQLRDKTNVGMMDCKRALEEAGGDLVKADEILRKKGMAGNAKKAGRAAKEGVCASYIHLQGKVGVLVEINCETDFVAKNENFREFVKDITLHIAAANPTCVSREQVDSAIVERERDIFRAQVQGKPANIVEKIVDGKVDKFYSTICLLEQAFIKNPDLTIKDYVNSKIAELGENIIIRRFVRYQVGEELATDEATAAAE, via the coding sequence ATGGCCGAAATCACTTCCGCACTCGTCAAGCAGCTCCGCGACAAAACCAACGTGGGCATGATGGATTGCAAACGCGCGCTCGAAGAAGCGGGCGGCGACCTCGTCAAGGCAGATGAAATTCTTCGCAAGAAGGGCATGGCCGGCAACGCCAAGAAGGCCGGTCGCGCCGCGAAGGAAGGCGTCTGCGCCTCCTACATTCACCTTCAGGGCAAGGTCGGTGTGCTCGTCGAAATCAACTGCGAGACGGATTTCGTCGCCAAGAACGAAAACTTCCGCGAGTTCGTGAAGGACATCACGCTTCACATCGCTGCAGCGAATCCCACCTGCGTCTCCCGCGAGCAGGTCGATTCCGCCATCGTCGAGCGCGAGCGCGACATCTTTCGCGCGCAGGTTCAGGGCAAGCCGGCCAACATCGTCGAAAAAATCGTCGATGGTAAGGTCGACAAGTTCTACAGCACGATCTGCCTTCTCGAGCAGGCGTTCATCAAGAATCCCGATCTTACGATCAAGGACTACGTGAACAGCAAGATCGCGGAACTCGGCGAAAACATCATCATTCGTCGCTTCGTCCGCTATCAGGTGGGCGAGGAACTCGCGACTGACGAAGCGACCGCCGCCGCCGAATAA